The region CATAAGCTTTTATGGCGTCAGCTAACATACCGGCAGCCAAATCGCCAATTTTCTTAACCTTTTCTGACAAAGGCGTAAGTGCTGCCAAATCCATGCGAGGAAATTTTTTTTGAACTATTTTAGCGATATTATTCGCATAATCAGCTACCCGCTCAATTTCGTTGGCAATCTTAATACTGGAAACTAAAAACCTTAAATCAGCGGCCGCCGGCTGCTGAGTGGCAATAGTGGCAATACATCTATCATCAATCTGTTTATACATATCATCAACTTCTTTTTCATACTGCCGTGAACGCAATGCAGTTTCAGCATTGTTGCCGATAAAGGAGTTGACTGCTGTCCGTACAGAAAGTGTAGTCTTATCCCCCATTTCTTTTACTTCTGTACGAATACTGGCAAGCTCCTGCAAAAAATTAGCCCGCATCACAACAATTAGCTCCTTTCCCTCTCTTGTAATTAACATATTGTATCGGATTTGCCCAGCCTAACCATTTAAATTTATTCGCCACAGTAAATATAAAACCTCTTTAGGGATCTATTTACTGCCATTTTTTACACCTTTACATTATATTACATATTTTTATAGTATATACCATAATATTTTAATCACACGTTCGTTTATCATTGAGACCAAAATAAAGACCAGGCGCTGTTCAAACTCATGAATGAGCTTGAAAAACGCCTGGCAGCAAACGAATACACTAGTGGTTATTGAGTTCAAATTAGCATATAAGCTGCACTTCATCAGGATTAAAAGCCACTTCAACCTGACTGCCTGAAATCAAACCTGTCGCTTGTTCACGGGGAGCTCTCATGGTTAGCGAAAGACTGCTCGATTCAACCCTTACTTTGTATGCCCCAATACCGGGAGTAATTCCGGCAATCGTTCCGTTGATAGTCACCAGCGGTTGACGTCTTAGTGCCGAGCTTCTATTAAGTATATAGACTGCATCGCCTGGCAGGCAGCACGCAGCCGCACCAACGGGAACAGGCTTGTTCTGTCTAAATGCTACACCACCTGCCAACCGGACAATAGCCTCCCGGCCATCGGTTTCCACTTGGCAGGGCAAAATATTATCCATATCAACCAGGTTGGCTACTTCAAGGTTAACTGGACGGCGGAGGACAACTTCCGGGCAATCGTCCTGAATCATGCGCCCGTCCGCCAATACAACCACCCTGTCAGCAAAAGATAACACATCATTAAAATTGTGGCTGACTAACAGAACAGTTATTCTGTTGGCAACCGCCACTTGTTTCAAATCACCCAAAATTGCCGTCCGTGTTGCCGTGTCAAGGGCGGCAAACGGTTCATCAAGTAATAGCAGTTTTGGCTGATAAACAAGCGCGCGAGCCAAACCGACCCGCTGCACCTCACCGCCAGACAGTTGCTTCGCCTGACGTTCCGCCAAATGCTGGCAGTGAAAATTCTTAAGTGCTGCCGCTACCTGTTCTTCAATTTCCGTTTGAGTGTAATTACGAAAATTCAAAGGCAGGGCCACATTATCGTACACCGTACCGTTTACCAGCAGCGTTTCCTGAAACATCATCGAACTATTGCAGCGGGCATCTTCCCGGCCGGTCTGAGAAATGTCCCGGCCAAACAGCTTGAGCACTCCTTGCTGGTAAGGCAAAAGCATGTTGATGACCTGCAAAAGCGTGCTTTTGCCGGCGCCGTTGGGACCTGCCACAGCTACAAGCTCGCCTGCCGCTACCGAAAGTTGTTCGATATTCAGGGTTAATTGGCGGTTTCTATATACTTTGATTCCTGTCAATTCTACAATTGTATGGTTCATACTTCCCTCCACCATACCTATTTTGCTGTCCGGTTCTGCAGATAAGTCAGAGCGGCAACAATACTGTAAGCCACCAACAACAAGATAAAACTAAGTGCCAGCGCGGTATCGTAGTTACCTTTACCTACTTCCATGACGGTTGCGGTAGTCAACACTCTGGTTTGGCCTTTTATATTTCCGCCCACCATCATCGATGCGCCTACCTCCGATACTACCCCGCCAAATCCGGCCATAACGGCGGCTAGCAAGCCCAGCCGTGCTTCACGAATCAGAATCAGATTGGCTTGCCGCCGGGAAGCGCCTAATGATATTAACTGTAATCTTAAATTGGGATTAAGACTGCTGATGGCGGCAAATGACAAGCCTGCTACAATTGGGCTGGCAATAACAGCTTGAGCAATAATCATAGCCCAAGGAGTATACATTATCCCCAGCATACCCAGCGGCCCATACCGCCATAACATCAGGCTAACTACCAAACCAACTACCACGGGCGGCAGGCCCATACCGAAATTAACCACACTAACAATAAATTTCTTTCCGAAAAAATCACTGAGTGCCAGCCATAAACCTAGCGGCACTCCCAATATAATACTTATGAGAGTAGCTACGCCTGACACCTGCACAGTAAGTAGGGTAACTGCCAATATATCAGGATCTTGCCAGATATTATCCATAACTTATTCCCTTTATAGTCTTATATTATAGGCCGAAATCCTTTTCAGTCTTACCACCATCGGCTGTAAATAATGCCTGGCCATACTTATCTTTGCCAAAAGAACTGATTAAAGCCTGGCCTTCATCAGATA is a window of Sporomusaceae bacterium ACPt DNA encoding:
- the btuD_3 gene encoding Vitamin B12 import ATP-binding protein BtuD — its product is MNHTIVELTGIKVYRNRQLTLNIEQLSVAAGELVAVAGPNGAGKSTLLQVINMLLPYQQGVLKLFGRDISQTGREDARCNSSMMFQETLLVNGTVYDNVALPLNFRNYTQTEIEEQVAAALKNFHCQHLAERQAKQLSGGEVQRVGLARALVYQPKLLLLDEPFAALDTATRTAILGDLKQVAVANRITVLLVSHNFNDVLSFADRVVVLADGRMIQDDCPEVVLRRPVNLEVANLVDMDNILPCQVETDGREAIVRLAGGVAFRQNKPVPVGAAACCLPGDAVYILNRSSALRRQPLVTINGTIAGITPGIGAYKVRVESSSLSLTMRAPREQATGLISGSQVEVAFNPDEVQLIC
- the phoU_2 gene encoding Phosphate-specific transport system accessory protein PhoU; translation: MRANFLQELASIRTEVKEMGDKTTLSVRTAVNSFIGNNAETALRSRQYEKEVDDMYKQIDDRCIATIATQQPAAADLRFLVSSIKIANEIERVADYANNIAKIVQKKFPRMDLAALTPLSEKVKKIGDLAAGMLADAIKAYDVNDANLASQVRERDAEVNKLNKALLKDILNVAVSDPISQEAVLEYNVAIRYIERVADRATNIAELVFYTATGYRMKDKKS
- the tupB gene encoding Tungstate uptake system permease protein TupB, yielding MDNIWQDPDILAVTLLTVQVSGVATLISIILGVPLGLWLALSDFFGKKFIVSVVNFGMGLPPVVVGLVVSLMLWRYGPLGMLGIMYTPWAMIIAQAVIASPIVAGLSFAAISSLNPNLRLQLISLGASRRQANLILIREARLGLLAAVMAGFGGVVSEVGASMMVGGNIKGQTRVLTTATVMEVGKGNYDTALALSFILLLVAYSIVAALTYLQNRTAK